One Mycolicibacterium fallax genomic window, CCGCCCGCCAGGCCAGCCGCAGCGCGACCCGCTGCTGCGGGTCCATCGCACTGGCTTCGCGCGGCGAGATGCCGAAGAACTCGGCGTCGAATTCGGCTGCGCTGGAAAGGAATCCGCCGAGGTTGGGAATCGGGGTGAAGCCGTCTCGACGGGAACCGGCGAACAGCCCGGCCAGGTCCCAGCCGCGGTCGGTGGGGAATGCGCACAGCGCCTCGCGCTGCTCGGCCAGCAGCGTCCAGTACTGCTCGGGGGTCTGCACGCCGCCGGGTGCTTCCAGCGCCATGCCCACGATGACCACCGGGTCGCCGGCGTGGTCGGCGCCCGGGGTCAGGCTAGCGGGCATCGGCGCCGACCATTCGGGTCACCGCGCCGAGGTGGTCGTTGAGGTAGAAGTGCCCGCCGGGTAAGTGCGAGAGGGTGAACGCCCCGGTGGTGTGCTCGGCCCAGCCGGTCAGCCAGTGCGGCCGGATCCGGTGGTCGTCGGTGCCGCCGACGGCGTGGATGTCGGCGCCGATCCGGGCGCCGGGGGTCGGGCGGTAGCCGGCCAGTGCGCGGTAGTCGGCCTTGACCGCCGCGATCAGCAGTTCGGCGAAGTCCTCGTCGGCCAGCAGCCGGGGGTCGGTGCCGCCCAGGTCGGCGAGGTCGGCGAGCACCTCGGCGTCGGCGCTCGGCAGCGGCAGCGTTTCGGGCACGGTGGCCGGCGCCTGGCCGGCCGAGGCCCACAGGCCCCGCACGTCCAGGCCGTCGCGCTCGGCCAGCCGGGCGAACTCGAAGGCCACCACCGCGCCCATGCAGTGCCCGAACAGCCGCAGCGGCCCGACCGCCGACCAGTCCCCGGCGGCATACATCTGCGCGGCCAGTTCCTCGACGCTGCCGGGCGCCGGGTCCGCGAGCCGCTCGGCGCGCTGTGGGTACTGCACGATGAATGCCCCGGTGCCGTTGTCGGACAACGCTTTTGCCAGCGGCCGGTAGGCCGCCGCGGCCCCGCCGGCGTGCGGGAAGATCACCACGGCGCCGGTGCCGGGGAACTGTTTGACCCAGGGCTTCATGACCGGTCCGCTCCGTCCAGCGCGGCGGCGACCTCGTGCTGCGCCATCGCGGCGACCTCCAGGTACACCTCGGCGACCTGGCTGAGCCGGTCGCCGTCGGGGTCGCGGTCGGTGAGCAGGGCGGCCAGCGCGGCGACGGTGCGGGCGGCGAACACGTCGGCGACCAGCGCGGTCGGGGTGTCCAGCCAGGTCCGGATCCGGGCGATCAGCGCGGTGGCCAGCACCGAGTCGCCGCCGAGGGCGAAGAAGTCGTCGTCGGCGCCGATATTCACGGCGCCGATATTCGCGCCGAGCAGCCCGGTGACGATGTCGGCCAGCGCGCGTTCCACCGGGGTGCCCGGGGCCCGCCGGTCGGCGGCCGGCTCGGCGGCCCGGCGGCGCAGTTCGGCGGTCAGCGCGGCCTCGGCGGCGGTGCGGTCGGTCTTGCCGCCGACGGTGTAGGGCAGCGCGTCGACGGTGACGATCACGTCCGGGACCATGTGCGGCGGCACGAATCCGGTCACCGCGCGGATCAGCCGCGCCGGGCTCAGGTCGGGGTCGGTCACCCGGACCAGCGCGCTCAGTTGTCCGCCTGGGCGGCCGTCGGCGCCCGGCAGCACCGCGGCCACCGCGCCGTCGACGCCCCGGATGCGCTGCAGCGCGCCTTCCACCTCGCCCAGTTCCACCCGGTAACCGCTGATCTTGACCCGGTGGTCGGCGCGGCCGAGAAACTCCAGCGAGCCGTTGGGCAGGTAGCGGGCCAGGTCGCCGGTGCGGTACCAGGTGCCGCCGTCGTGCTCGACGAACCGCTGCGCGGTCAGGTCGGGCCGGCCGCGGTAGCCGGTGGCCAGCCCGCGCCCGCCCACCCAGAGTTCGCCGGGCACCCAGTCCGGGCAATCGCTGCCGTCGGCGGCCACCACCCGGCAGGCGTTGTTCGGCAGCGGCCGGCCGAACGGCACCGCCGACCACTGCAGCGGCAGCTCGCCCGGTTCGCAGACGGTGTTGTGGATGGCGGTCTCGGTGGCACCGCCCAGGCCGGCGACCCGCACGCCGGGGGCTTGGCGGCGCAGTTCGCGGACCAGTTCCGGGCGTACCCAGTCGCCGCCGGTGGGGACCACCCGCAGGGTGGACAGCCGGCCGGAGTCGATCGCGACGAGCATCTCCAGCCAGCCGGTCAGCCAGTGCAAAACGGTAACACCGTGCTGCTCGATCGCCGCCGCCCAGGCGTCCGGGTCGCGGCGCTGCGCCTCGTCGACGACGACGATCGAGCCGCCGGCGCGCAGCATGCCGAAGACGTCGAGCACGGAGATGTCGCCCTCCAGGGTGGACAGCGCCAGGGCGCGGTCGGCGGGACCGATCTGGAAGTACCGGTTGATGAACTCGACGGTGTTCATCGCCGCGTGGTGGCTGACCTCCACCCCCTTGGGTTCGCCGGTGGAGCCGGAGGTGAACAGCAGGTAGGCCACCGCGGCGGGGTCGACGGGTGCCGGGGTGGTCGCGGCCGCGCGCGGCAACCCGGCGGCGATGGCCTGCCCGACGGTCATCACCGGGACGGCGCCGGCCGGCACTGCCATGGCCGGCACTGCGCTCGGGTCTGCGGGCGCGGTGCCGCAGCTCAGCACCGCCGCCACGGCGCCGGTCGCCAGGATCCGGGCGGCCCGCTCGGCGGGCTGATCGGCGCCGATCGGCAGATACGCGGCGCCGGCGGCGTGGATGCCGAGCAGCGCCGGGATCTGGTCGGCGGTCTTGGGACCCAGCACCGCGACGGTGTCGCCGGGCCGAACACC contains:
- a CDS encoding thioesterase II family protein encodes the protein MKPWVKQFPGTGAVVIFPHAGGAAAAYRPLAKALSDNGTGAFIVQYPQRAERLADPAPGSVEELAAQMYAAGDWSAVGPLRLFGHCMGAVVAFEFARLAERDGLDVRGLWASAGQAPATVPETLPLPSADAEVLADLADLGGTDPRLLADEDFAELLIAAVKADYRALAGYRPTPGARIGADIHAVGGTDDHRIRPHWLTGWAEHTTGAFTLSHLPGGHFYLNDHLGAVTRMVGADAR